In Mangifera indica cultivar Alphonso chromosome 1, CATAS_Mindica_2.1, whole genome shotgun sequence, a single genomic region encodes these proteins:
- the LOC123199260 gene encoding leucine-rich repeat receptor-like serine/threonine-protein kinase RGI4: protein MPETVMNSLFSPNIFSFTLFLSVNSLLFSYSYSVDEQGQALLTWKNSLKCPADALKTWSPADSIPCKWFGIHCNLNGDVVNISLSAVELEGPVPSNFQSLKSLKTLKISSCSLTGTIPKELGEYRKLVSVDLSYNFLSGNIPSEICNLKRLQSLYLNTNFLKGEIPSGIGDLSSLSLLSLHSNQLSGKIPNTIGELSKLQLFRAGGNHLEGELPEEITNCSNLVGLGLADTNISGSLPSSIGKLKRLQALFIYRAQLSGHIPEEIGNCTELTYLDLSLNLLSGSIPRSFGKLVKLQDLRLWNNSLVGPIPDDLGNCRELKYLNFSSNNLTDNIPRSFGRLVKLTELRLWNNNLMGSIPIDLGNCTELTYLSISSNNLNGWIPRSLGKLIKLKELRLWSNNLVGSIPDDLGNCTELTFLSISNNLLTGTIPRSFGKLVMLQELRLWNNSLVGPIPEDLGNCTQLTYLSITSNNVTGSIPRSFGKLVKLQELRLWNNSIVGSIPDDLGNCTELVFLALSDNFLIGSIPRSFGKLIKLKELRLWSNNLVGAIPSDIGNCTELTYIDLSFNFLTSKIPISFGKLVKLQQLYLSFNQLSSVIPSALVNCTELTHLFVGNNKFLGELPGDPLAI, encoded by the coding sequence ATGCCTGAAACTGTAATGAATAGCTTGTTTTCTCCGAATATCTTCTCCTTCACTTTGTTTCTCTCGGTTaactctcttctcttctcttatAGCTATTCTGTTGACGAACAAGGCCAAGCTCTCTTAACCTGGAAGAACAGTTTAAAATGCCCCGCAGATGCTTTGAAAACCTGGAGTCCTGCAGACTCGATTCCATGCAAATGGTTTGGGATCCATTGCAACTTGAATGGAGACGTGGTGAATATAAGCCTGAGTGCAGTAGAATTGGAAGGTCCAGtgccttcaaattttcaatctctcaagTCCTTGAAGACCCTTAAGATCTCATCCTGCAGTCTCACTGGCACGATTCCCAAAGAACTTGGAGAATATCGCAAGCTTGTCTCCGTTGATCTCAGTTACAATTTTCTGTCAGGAAATATCCCATCAGAAATATGCAATCTAAAAAGACTGCAAAGTTTATATCTCAACACGAACTTTCTTAAAGGCGAAATTCCTTCTGGCATTGGAGACTTGTCAAGTCTTTCACTTCTGTCACTCCACAGCAATCAACTCAGTGGGAAAATTCCGAACACTATCGGAGAATTGAGCAAGTTACAATTGTTCCGAGCAGGTGGAAATCATCTAGAGGGTGAGCTACCAGAGGAGATAACAAACTGCAGCAATTTAGTTGGATTGGGCTTAGCTGATACCAATATATCTGGAAGTCTTCCTTCCTCAATTGGGAAGCTGAAAAGACTTCAAGCATTATTCATTTATAGAGCACAACTGTCAGGTCATATCCCTGAAGAGATTGGAAACTGCACAGAGCTGACATACCTGGATCTCTCATTGAATCTTCTTTCTGGTAGCATACCAAGAAGTTTTGGAAAACTTGTGAAGCTTCAAGATTTGAGATTATGGAACAACAGTTTAGTGGGTCCAATTCCAGATGATCTTGGAAATTGCAGAGAGTTGAAATACTTGAATTTCTCATCCAATAATCTAACAGACAACATACCAAGAAGTTTTGGAAGACTTGTGAAGCTTACAGAATTAAGATTATGGAACAACAATTTAATGGGTTCGATTCCGATTGATCTTGGAAACTGCACAGAGTTGACATACTTGAGTATCTCATCCAATAATCTAAATGGCTGGATACCAAGAAGCTTGGGAAAACTTATCAAACTTAAAGAACTAAGATTGTGGAGCAACAACTTAGTGGGTTCAATTCCAGATGATCTTGGAAACTGCACAGAATTGACATTTTTGAGTATCTCAAATAATCTTCTAACGGGCACCATACCAAGAAGTTTTGGAAAACTTGTGATGCTTCAAGAATTAAGATTATGGAACAACAGTTTAGTGGGTCCAATTCCAGAAGATCTTGGAAACTGCACTCAGTTGACATATTTGAGTATCACATCAAATAATGTAACTGGTAGCATACCAAGAAGTTTTGGAAAACTTGTGAAGCTTCAGGAACTAAGATTATGGAACAATAGTATAGTGGGTTCAATTCCAGACGATCTTGGAAATTGCACAGAGTTGGTATTCCTTGCTCtatcagataattttttaattggcaGCATACCAAGAAGTTTTGGAAAACTTATAAAGCTTAAAGAATTAAGATTATGGAGCAACAACTTAGTGGGTGCAATTCCAAGTGATATTGGAAATTGCACGGAGTTGACATACATTGATCTCTCATTCAATTTTCTAACCAGCAAAATACCCATAAGTTTCGGAAAACTTGTGAAGCTTCAACAGCTTTACTTAAGTTTCAATCAGTTGTCAAGTGTAATACCTTCTGCACTTGTAAACTGTACAGAACTCACCCATCTGTTCGTAGGCAACAATAAATTTTTGGGTGAGCTTCCAGGTGATCCATTGGCAATCTAA